Genomic DNA from Thiosocius teredinicola:
TCGACCTGCAACGCACGACCCTGTCCCTGCCCTACGATGTGATCGTTCTCGAGCGCGTCCGCGTCACCGGCGAAGTCGTTGCCGCGCGCGAACTGGTGGGACGCGTTGCCAGGGCCGACGAGTATTGGATCGAGCTGCGTTCGTTACCCGCAAGGATCGCTTACCTGAAGGCGCGCAGCAACGGCGCACCGGGTTCCACCGTGCGTGTGCGGACCCACGACGGCGAAGTGCTTGGCGAAATCATCCGCATCCGTGCCGATCTTGCTGCCGACTCCCGCTTGGCCGGGGCCATCGCATCCGTGCCGATCGACGCGCAGTCGCGCGACAAGCTGCTGTTGGGCAGCTATGTCGAGGCGACGATAGAGGCCGGTGACATGCCGCAGGTGATCAAGGTGCCGCGGCGCGCCTTGCGCGACAACCGAAAGGTGTGGGTCGTGGATGCCGAAGACCGACTGCAGGTGCGTGCGGCCGAGGTACGCTGGGAGTCGGGGCAGCACTTTCTGCTCGACGTAAACACTGTAGAGCCCGGCGATCGCGTCGTCGTCAGTCGAATCGGCGGCTTGATCACGGGTGCGCAGGTACGCTCCAGACAGGTCGACGTGGAAACCGGCGAGTTGCTCGATGACGCTGCGTCCGAAGGCTCAAGGGATGACTGAACCGGATCGCCGTTTTGCACTGGTGACCTGGATGGCGGGCAACCCCGTCGCCGCCAACCTGTTGATGTTTGCATTGCTCCTCGGTGGCATCCTCGGCTTTTCGGAGATTCGCCAAGAGATCACCCCGGACTTCTCACTGAATTCGGTGCAGGTCACCGTACGTTACCCGGGCGCCACCCCCAAAGAGGTCGAAGAAGGGATCGTAGTCGCGATCGAAAAAGAGATCGCCGGCATCAGCGGTATTGCGAAAGTGGAGTCGACGGCGAACGTCGCGGCAGGCAGCGTGACGGCGGAACTCAGCGATGACGCGGAACCGACCGAAGTGTTGCAGGATGTGCGAAGCGCCGTTTCTCGCATCACCTCGTTTCCCGACGACATCGAACCGCCGCAGGTCAGTCTGCGGGAACACGGCATCTATGTCGTCAGCATTGCCATCGCCGCCGACATTTCGCCCAACGACATGTTCGAACTGAGCGAGAAACTGCGGCGCGAAATCCAGCTGCTGCCCGGGGTTTCCGAGATCGATATCCGCGGTCGTCGTGACCCACAGATCAACATCAATATCGATCAACAGCAGCTGCGGGCACTCGATCTGACGTTGGCGGAGATCGCCAGAACCGTGCGCGATTCCGCGCGCGATATACCTGCCGGACAGATCTACACCAACGACGGTGCCATCTTGTTGAGGACCGAAGGTCGACGGATTCGCGCGCAGGAGTTCGCCACCATCCCGGTCAAAGTGTTGGACGACGGCTCGAATGTCGTGCTGGGCGATATCGCCCGACTGGTCGACGGCTTCGCCGGTACCGGCCTGCTGTTTCAGTTCAATGGCCGGCCGGGCAGCCGGCTCGATGTCTATCAGACAGAGAAGGAACGCCCGGTGGTGCTCGCCGCAAAGCTGCGCGAGATGGTTGAGGCATGGAACCGCGAGCTGCCGGACAGCATTGAGGTCAGCATTCACAATGACCGCTCGGAACGCTATGCCGAGCGTCGCGACATTCTATTGAAGAACGGCGCTATCGGCCTGGCGCTGGTGGTGCTGACGCTCGGCATCTTCCTGAACGCACGCCTGGCGTTCTGGGTTGCGGTATCGATCCCGGTCGTCTTCATCGGCAGTTTCGCCTTGCTGCCCGAAGTCGATGTGACCCTGAACATGATCTCGATGTTCGCGTTCATCCTGACCTTGGGCATCGTCGTCGACGATGCCATCATCGTCGGCGAAAACATCTTCGCCAAACGCGAGATCGGCGTGCCGATACGCGAGGCCGTTGCCGATGGTGTGCGCGAGATGGTGGTGCCCGTGCTGTACGCTGTCGGCACCAACATCATCGCGTTCGTACCGTTGATCTTCGTGCCGGGTTCGACCGGCCAGTACCTCAGACACCTGCCGATCGTCGCCAGCGTGGTGTTCGCCGTGTCGGTCATCGAGGCGCTGCTCGTCTTGCCGGCGCACCTGAACTCGCCGCAACGTGCCAAGCCGTCGGCATGGCAATCGTTCGTTGGTCGTTTCAAGCGAACCAAGCGTTTCCACGATCGCATTGCGGACAGTCTCGATCATCTGCGCGATGGCCTGTTCATGCGCACGCTCAACCTGGCGATCCGCGAACGCTATCTGACAGTGCTCGTGTTCAGCGGTCTGATGGCGATCGTTGTCATCTGGTTCCAGTCAGGGCGCATCGATCTGTCATGGAATCCGCAGATCCCGGGAAACCGGGTCGACGCAGAGGTCGAGCTCCCGGTGGATGTCTCGCTCAACGAAACACGCGCCGTGGTCGCGCGCATCGAAGCCGCTGCATTGCGCGCGGTCGACCGGCTCGGCAATCGAGAAGAACATATCGAGAGCTGGTTTACCCGTGCTGGCTGGCGACGCGCGAGCTACGGCGATGTCAACGTCTACCTGGTTCCCGACGATCAACGCCCATTCACCCAAGAAGAGTTCACGCGTATCTGGCGAGAAGAAGTGGGCGACCTGCCGGAAGCCAAGTCGCTGTTCTTTGAATACCTGGTCGGGCCCGGCGGGAATCAAGGACTGCGAATCAATCTGTCGCACGTCTCAACGCCTTTGCTGGAGGCCGCCGCGCGAGAACTCGCCGATGAGCTAAGCCAGATATCCGGCGTGGTCGATATCAGTGACGGAACCGGCGAAGGCAAGCGTCAGATCGAGTTCAAGCTGACACCTCAAGGCCGGGCAATCGGCCTGACCGAAGCCTCGTTGGGGCGACAGATCCGCAACGCCTTTTATGGGGCCGAAGCGTTTCGCTTTATTCGCGACGGCTACGAACTCAAAGTGATGGTGCGCCTGGCCCACGCCAACCGCCGAACTGTGGAAGATATCGGGCGACTGATCGTGCGCGGCCGCGACGGGGTGGAAATGCCGTTAAGCGTCGCGGCCACCTTCAGCGAAGGCAAAGCGTACAACGCCATCTATCGCGAAGGCGGAAAACGCACGCTGACGGTCACAGGCAGCTTCGACAGCAAGACCGCCAACACCCGCGTGATACGCAACCTGCTCGAATCTCAGATCCTGCCGGAAATAAGCGCGCGCTTTCCCGGCCTGGAATGGGGATTCAGCGGTGGCCGCCGCGACAGGGAGCAGGCACTCAACGGCATTCTTGACGGCTTGATGTGGTCGCTGCTGGCCATCTTCGCACTGACCGCTGCCTTGTTCCGCAGCTATGCCCAGGCGGTGATCATCATGTTGACCATCCCCTACTCGGTCGCGGCCGCCGTGGCCGGGCACATCATGTTGGGTTTCGACCTGAGCTCCGTGAGCGTATTCGGCATGATCGCGTTGGGCGGACTCGTTGTGAACGGCGCATTGGTGCTGACTTTGCGTTACAACGAGCTGCGACCGATCGACCCGGCCAACGCATTACGCGACGCGGCCCGCGGCCGCTTTCGTCCGATCGTGCTGACCTCACTGACCACTACCGCCGGCTTGTTCCCGATGTTGTTCGAGACCTCGACACAGGCGCTGTTCCTGGTGCCTATGGCGATTGCGCTGAGCTTCGGAACGATCGCGTCGACCTTCGTGGTGCTGTTGCTGATACCGGCACTGCATGCCATATGGGCCGACATCCGCAACCTGCTGGGGTTGTCACCGCCACTGGGCGACAAAGGGTGAAGCGCGGCGCCTCGCACCGCATGTAGAGGCTATGCCGACCGGCTCAGCCGGTGGCCTTGGCCTTGCCGGCAGGCTTGCGACGCCGCGTCGCTTTCGGCTTCGCCGGTTTCTGCGGCCGCAAGGTATCCAGCGTCTCGCCGATCAGTTTACCCAACGTCTGGTAGGTCTTGATCTGCGCGCGCTGATAACAGGTGTCTTCGGTATCTCTGGCCAGCGATAGCCTGGCCTCAAAAAATGCCAAATCCGCCTCGAGCGAAAAAATGTCCACTCGTCCTCCAAACAACATTGGCGCCTGAGTTCCCATGTGACTGATTTTAGCAATGAAATCCGGCCAATCCATGATCTGTTTAAAAAAAACAGTATCCCCCCGTTCAGACAATGGTCCTAATAAAAATTTATCGACCTATTGGCGGAAAATCGCTGTGCTAGACTCCTTGTAACCTCCCGGTCACCCGGGAATTTTCGCTTTTTTGCCACAACTTTGGGTGGTCGTCCTAAAATGTCCGAGTTTCTCGACCGTCTACGCCGCTCGTCTGCGTTTTACGGCGCCAATGCGCCTTTTATCGAAGATCTGTTCGAAGCGTTCCTCGAAGATCCGAACAGTGTTCCTGAAAACTGGCGCAAAACATTCGAGAAGCTGCCCCCGGTCAACGGCGGGGATACGCCCGATTTCTCGCACCGTCGGGTCCAGGAAGACTTCCTTCAACTGGCCACCGACGCCAAATCGCGTATGCCGTGCAGCAGCGGGCTATCTGCGGCTGCCGCCGAACGCCAGGCCAAGGTGCTGCGGCTGATCAACGCCTACCGCGTACGCGGCCACCAGAATGCCAACCTCGACCCCCTGAATCTCAAACAGAACTTCCCGCTACCCGACCTGCAGCCCTCGTACTACGGGCTCGCGCAAGACGACATGGACGCGGTGTTCAACACCGGTTCACTGTTCGCCCCCGACCAGCTGCCGCTGAAAGACATTCTCGACCTGGTGCGCGAAGCCTATACCGGCAACGTTGGTTCCGAGTACATGCATATCACCAACACGGAAGAGAAACGCTGGATTCAACAGCGGCTCGAGTTCTACCGTGTCAAACCGGAGCTGGACGACGACCAGCGCCGCTGGATTCTGCACCTGCTGACCGCGGCGGAAGGCATCGAAAAGTTCATGCATGCCCGTTATGTCGGCCAGAAGCGCTTCTCTCTTGAGGGCAGCGAGTCTCTGATCCCGATGCTCGACGAGCTGATTCAGCGCGCCGGCCGCGACGGATCGCGTGAAGTCGTGATCGGCATGGCGCACCGCGGCCGCCTCAATGTACTGACGAATATCATCGGCAAACCGCCGGCGCAGATATTCGATGAGTTCGAGGGGCGCCGTCAGGCGATCGATGAAGGCATCCTGTCGTCGGGCGACGTGAAGTACCACAAAGGTTTCTCAAACGACGTCGACACCCCCGGAGGCCTGGTGCACATCACGCTCGGCTTCAACCCCTCGCACCTGGAGATCATCAGCCCGGTTATCCACGGCTCGGTACGCGCACGCCAGCAACGCCGGCGCGACCGCAAAGGCGAACAGGTATTGCCGATCATCCTGCATGGTGATGCGGCCTTCGCCGGACAGGGCGTGAACATGGAAATGTTCAACATGTCGCAGGCGCGTGGCTATACGGTCGGCGGCACCGTGCACATCGTGATCAACAACCAGATCGGTTTCACCACCAGCAACACGCTGGACAGCCGCTCGACCGCGTACTGCACCGACGTGGCGAAGATGGTTCAGGCACCGATCTTCCATGTGAACGGCGATGACCCGGAAGCGGTTATCTTCGTCACCCGGATGGCGATCGACTACCGCAACCGGTTCCGCAAGGATGTCGTGATTGACCTGATTTCGTACCGTCGCCACGGCCACAACGAGGCCGACGAACCGGCGGTTACGCAGCCGATGATGTATCAGAAGATCCGCAACCATCAGCCGACGCGCGCAGCCTATGCCGATCAGCTGATCGCCGACCAACTGGTCACGCCGGCAGAAGCTCAGAAATACGTCGAAGACATTCGCGCCGAGTTCGAGCGCGGTCACTGCGTTGGCCGCCCAACGGTGTGTAGGGTCGACAACCCGTTGCACGTCGACTGGACGAAGTATCGTGGCGTACGTTGGACGGATCCGGCCGATACCGGATTCGATGCCGAACGCTTCGAGGCGCTCGCCGGCCAGATCGTCACCCCGCCAGGTGATTTCAACCTGCACCCGCGGGTCAAACGCATCATGGAAGACCGTCGCTTGATGGCACAAGGCGACAAGCTCGCCGACTGGGGTTTCGCCGAAAACATGGCCTACGCCACGCTGCTCGACCAGGGCGTGCCGATTCGTATCTCCGGACAAGACTGCCGTCGCGGCACCTTCTTCCATCGCCACGCGATGCTGCGTAACCAGGACACCGGCGCCAGCTATATACCGCTGCGCCACCTACACAAAGGTCAGCCGAACTTCACCGTGATCGACTCGGTGCTGTCCGAAGAAGCAGTGCTTGCCTACGAATACGGCTACGCCACAGCCGACCCGAAGGCGCTGACGATCTGGGAAGGCCAGTTCGGCGATTTCGCCAATGGTGCCCAGGTAGTGATCGATCAGTTCATCACGTCGGCCGGCGCCAAGTGGGGCCTTTACTGCGGGCTGGTGATGTTGTTGCCGCACGGCTATGAAGGCCAGGGGCCGGAACACTCCTCTGCCCGCCTCGAGCGCTACATGCAATTGTGCGCCGAGCACAACATCCAGGTGTGCGTACCGACGACGCCGGCGCAGATCTATCACCTGCTACGCCGCCAGATGCTGCGACCGTTCCGTCATCCGCTGATAGTGATGACGCCGAAGAGCCTGCTGCGTCATCCATTGGCAACCTCATCGCTCGATTCGTTGACCCATGGTCGCTTCGAAAACGTGATCGACGAAATCGATCCGATCGACGAAAGCCAGATTACGCAGGTAGTGCTGTGTACCGGCAAGGTGTACTACGACTTGCTGCAGGCACGCCGCACGCGTGAACTGAACCACGTTGCGCTGGTTCGCGTCGAGCAGTTGTATCCATTTCCGCGGGATGACTTCGAGGCCATGGTGGCACGTTATCCCAACGCCAAGTTGTTTGTCTGGTGTCAGGAAGAACCGCAAAACCAAGGTGCATGGGATCAGATCAAGCACCGTTTCCATACGCTGCACAATGGCAAACGTGAACTGATCTATGTCGGCAGGCCGTCTGCCGCTGCACCGGCAACCGGTTACTTCCAGGTGCACCAAGAAGAGCAAGAGAAACTCGTGGACGATGCGCTGACCGGGCGCCGCGATCCGAAAATGAACCGAAGGGGCTGAATATGTCGACCGAAGTACGTGTACCTACATTGCCGGAATCCGTCAGCGATGCGACGGTACTTACCTGGCACAAAAAACCCGGCGAGGCCATCGCACGCGATGAAAACCTCGTCGACCTGGAAACCGACAAGGTCGTACTCGAAGTCCCGTCGCCGGTAGCCGGCGTATTGCGTGAGGCCAAGGTCGACGAAGGCGCCGTAGTGACTGCCGATGAACTGTTGGCGATCGTCGAGGCCGGCGCCGAAGCAGCGGTTGAGCCGGTCACCGAGCCGCCGACATCGCCTGACAAGGTCGAAGAGACTGCCGCAGCAGCAGAACCTGCACCGGCAGCAGCTTCGCCTGCAGCGTCCGCCGGTGAAGATGCCGGCGACCAAGTGCTGACGCCGGCGGTGCGCCGCCTGGTCAAGGAACTGAACGTCGATGCCAGCAAGATCAAGGGCACCGGCAAGAACGGACGCATCCTGAAATCGGACGTCATGGCCTTCCTCGACAGCGCGCAGCAGACCGAGGACGACGCAGACGTCAGGGCATCGGTACCCAGCAGTGGCGAACAGGATGCCGGGCTGCGCCAGGAAAAGCGCGTACCCATGACGCGTCTGCGTTCGCGCATCGCCGAACGCCTGCTCGAAGCACAGCAGAATGCGGCGATCCTGACAACCTTCAACGAGGTCAACCTCAAAGAGGCAATGGACCTGCGCGCCAAGCACAAAGACGCATTCGAGAAGGCCCACGATGTGCGCCTCGGCTTCATGTCGTTCTTTGTGCGCGCAGCTGTAGAGGCGCTTAAGAAGTTCCCGGTCGTCAACGCGTCGGTCGACGGCAACGATATCGTG
This window encodes:
- a CDS encoding efflux RND transporter periplasmic adaptor subunit yields the protein MKSTTLARLVVFAALAVGFVFIGWQLLQTAPTSKRERPTAPTPLVDVIDSSPNAYPLTLEAAGTVGSALQLEIRPQVGGRIVQMHPDFEPGGHIAANTQVLQIERADYELAVDAAKAEIAKAQADMALEKGRRVVAQEELASLGGSLKFDAESEALALRQPQLRQVQAELEAARNQLEQAELDLQRTTLSLPYDVIVLERVRVTGEVVAARELVGRVARADEYWIELRSLPARIAYLKARSNGAPGSTVRVRTHDGEVLGEIIRIRADLAADSRLAGAIASVPIDAQSRDKLLLGSYVEATIEAGDMPQVIKVPRRALRDNRKVWVVDAEDRLQVRAAEVRWESGQHFLLDVNTVEPGDRVVVSRIGGLITGAQVRSRQVDVETGELLDDAASEGSRDD
- a CDS encoding efflux RND transporter permease subunit; this translates as MTEPDRRFALVTWMAGNPVAANLLMFALLLGGILGFSEIRQEITPDFSLNSVQVTVRYPGATPKEVEEGIVVAIEKEIAGISGIAKVESTANVAAGSVTAELSDDAEPTEVLQDVRSAVSRITSFPDDIEPPQVSLREHGIYVVSIAIAADISPNDMFELSEKLRREIQLLPGVSEIDIRGRRDPQININIDQQQLRALDLTLAEIARTVRDSARDIPAGQIYTNDGAILLRTEGRRIRAQEFATIPVKVLDDGSNVVLGDIARLVDGFAGTGLLFQFNGRPGSRLDVYQTEKERPVVLAAKLREMVEAWNRELPDSIEVSIHNDRSERYAERRDILLKNGAIGLALVVLTLGIFLNARLAFWVAVSIPVVFIGSFALLPEVDVTLNMISMFAFILTLGIVVDDAIIVGENIFAKREIGVPIREAVADGVREMVVPVLYAVGTNIIAFVPLIFVPGSTGQYLRHLPIVASVVFAVSVIEALLVLPAHLNSPQRAKPSAWQSFVGRFKRTKRFHDRIADSLDHLRDGLFMRTLNLAIRERYLTVLVFSGLMAIVVIWFQSGRIDLSWNPQIPGNRVDAEVELPVDVSLNETRAVVARIEAAALRAVDRLGNREEHIESWFTRAGWRRASYGDVNVYLVPDDQRPFTQEEFTRIWREEVGDLPEAKSLFFEYLVGPGGNQGLRINLSHVSTPLLEAAARELADELSQISGVVDISDGTGEGKRQIEFKLTPQGRAIGLTEASLGRQIRNAFYGAEAFRFIRDGYELKVMVRLAHANRRTVEDIGRLIVRGRDGVEMPLSVAATFSEGKAYNAIYREGGKRTLTVTGSFDSKTANTRVIRNLLESQILPEISARFPGLEWGFSGGRRDREQALNGILDGLMWSLLAIFALTAALFRSYAQAVIIMLTIPYSVAAAVAGHIMLGFDLSSVSVFGMIALGGLVVNGALVLTLRYNELRPIDPANALRDAARGRFRPIVLTSLTTTAGLFPMLFETSTQALFLVPMAIALSFGTIASTFVVLLLIPALHAIWADIRNLLGLSPPLGDKG
- a CDS encoding 2-oxoglutarate dehydrogenase E1 component; its protein translation is MSEFLDRLRRSSAFYGANAPFIEDLFEAFLEDPNSVPENWRKTFEKLPPVNGGDTPDFSHRRVQEDFLQLATDAKSRMPCSSGLSAAAAERQAKVLRLINAYRVRGHQNANLDPLNLKQNFPLPDLQPSYYGLAQDDMDAVFNTGSLFAPDQLPLKDILDLVREAYTGNVGSEYMHITNTEEKRWIQQRLEFYRVKPELDDDQRRWILHLLTAAEGIEKFMHARYVGQKRFSLEGSESLIPMLDELIQRAGRDGSREVVIGMAHRGRLNVLTNIIGKPPAQIFDEFEGRRQAIDEGILSSGDVKYHKGFSNDVDTPGGLVHITLGFNPSHLEIISPVIHGSVRARQQRRRDRKGEQVLPIILHGDAAFAGQGVNMEMFNMSQARGYTVGGTVHIVINNQIGFTTSNTLDSRSTAYCTDVAKMVQAPIFHVNGDDPEAVIFVTRMAIDYRNRFRKDVVIDLISYRRHGHNEADEPAVTQPMMYQKIRNHQPTRAAYADQLIADQLVTPAEAQKYVEDIRAEFERGHCVGRPTVCRVDNPLHVDWTKYRGVRWTDPADTGFDAERFEALAGQIVTPPGDFNLHPRVKRIMEDRRLMAQGDKLADWGFAENMAYATLLDQGVPIRISGQDCRRGTFFHRHAMLRNQDTGASYIPLRHLHKGQPNFTVIDSVLSEEAVLAYEYGYATADPKALTIWEGQFGDFANGAQVVIDQFITSAGAKWGLYCGLVMLLPHGYEGQGPEHSSARLERYMQLCAEHNIQVCVPTTPAQIYHLLRRQMLRPFRHPLIVMTPKSLLRHPLATSSLDSLTHGRFENVIDEIDPIDESQITQVVLCTGKVYYDLLQARRTRELNHVALVRVEQLYPFPRDDFEAMVARYPNAKLFVWCQEEPQNQGAWDQIKHRFHTLHNGKRELIYVGRPSAAAPATGYFQVHQEEQEKLVDDALTGRRDPKMNRRG
- the odhB gene encoding 2-oxoglutarate dehydrogenase complex dihydrolipoyllysine-residue succinyltransferase, with amino-acid sequence MSTEVRVPTLPESVSDATVLTWHKKPGEAIARDENLVDLETDKVVLEVPSPVAGVLREAKVDEGAVVTADELLAIVEAGAEAAVEPVTEPPTSPDKVEETAAAAEPAPAAASPAASAGEDAGDQVLTPAVRRLVKELNVDASKIKGTGKNGRILKSDVMAFLDSAQQTEDDADVRASVPSSGEQDAGLRQEKRVPMTRLRSRIAERLLEAQQNAAILTTFNEVNLKEAMDLRAKHKDAFEKAHDVRLGFMSFFVRAAVEALKKFPVVNASVDGNDIVYHNYFDIGVAVGSPRGLVVPILRNADQMSFAEIEGTIKAFGQKAKDGSLSYDELTGGTFTISNGGVFGSMLSTPILNPPQSAILGMHNIVDRPVVENGEIVIRPMMYLALSYDHRIIDGREAVQFLVTIKNCMEDPARMLLQV